A genome region from Pseudomonas sp. N3-W includes the following:
- a CDS encoding DUF4823 domain-containing protein, with protein sequence MRSLVLLLAVLALGGCMNVSDMGEGVRYHMSDSGLLDHSDSRRVNNLRIQPDSFIFIAQGAFAPPGSSYPRPNVVAEEAFNGFVEYFPMVRRARAPEGLDEAMIEARAAGAHYLLYTRFAKADDRIGNSDEWLDQESVDRLGIDSGVIQIMLIETSTQYLIDTARIKSRGGLLTFHDHKPQDLIGPPLAEYARSLIGISDQ encoded by the coding sequence ATGCGTAGCCTGGTTTTGCTGCTGGCCGTTTTGGCGCTTGGTGGCTGCATGAATGTCAGCGATATGGGCGAAGGTGTTCGCTATCACATGAGCGATTCGGGGCTGCTGGATCACAGCGACAGCCGTCGCGTGAACAATCTGCGTATCCAGCCGGACTCGTTCATTTTCATCGCCCAGGGAGCCTTCGCGCCACCTGGCAGCTCATACCCGCGACCTAACGTGGTGGCGGAAGAGGCCTTCAACGGCTTTGTCGAATATTTCCCGATGGTCCGTCGCGCCCGCGCCCCGGAAGGCCTTGATGAGGCCATGATCGAAGCCCGTGCCGCCGGTGCCCACTACCTGCTCTACACCCGTTTCGCCAAGGCAGATGATCGTATTGGCAACTCCGACGAATGGCTGGATCAGGAGTCGGTGGATCGCCTGGGCATCGACAGCGGTGTGATTCAGATCATGTTGATCGAGACCAGCACCCAGTATTTGATTGATACTGCACGGATCAAGAGTCGTGGCGGTTTACTGACGTTCCACGATCACAAGCCGCAAGACCTCATTGGGCCGCCGTTGGCAGAATACGCGCGCAGCCTGATCGGTATAAGCGACCAGTAA
- a CDS encoding SDR family oxidoreductase, producing the protein MAEPLSLPPVPEPPKGERLKNKVVLLTGAAQGIGEAIVATFASQQAKLIISDIQGDKVEKVAAHWRDKGHDVQAIRVDVSSQQELHAMARLAVEHHGRIDVLVNCAGVNVFRDPLEMTEEDWRRCFAIDLDGAWFGCKAVLPQMIEQGLGSIINIASTHSTHIIPGCFPYPVAKHGLLGLTRALGIEYAPKGIRVNAIAPGYIETQLNVDYWNGFADPHAERQRAFDLHPPRRIGQPMEVAMTAVFLASDEAPFINASCITIDGGRSVMYHD; encoded by the coding sequence GTGGCTGAACCTCTTTCCCTGCCTCCAGTCCCCGAACCGCCGAAGGGCGAGCGCCTGAAAAACAAGGTCGTGCTGCTGACCGGTGCGGCCCAGGGCATCGGCGAGGCGATTGTCGCGACCTTCGCTTCCCAACAGGCGAAGCTGATCATCAGCGATATTCAGGGTGATAAGGTCGAGAAAGTCGCCGCCCACTGGCGCGACAAGGGTCATGACGTCCAGGCAATCAGGGTGGATGTTTCCAGCCAGCAGGAACTGCATGCCATGGCCAGACTGGCCGTCGAACATCATGGTCGCATCGACGTGCTGGTCAACTGCGCGGGGGTGAACGTGTTCCGCGACCCGCTGGAAATGACCGAAGAGGACTGGCGCCGCTGCTTTGCCATCGACCTCGATGGCGCCTGGTTCGGCTGCAAGGCCGTGTTGCCGCAGATGATCGAGCAGGGCCTTGGCAGCATCATCAACATCGCCTCGACCCATTCCACCCACATCATTCCCGGCTGCTTTCCGTACCCGGTGGCCAAACACGGTCTGCTCGGCCTGACCCGTGCCCTGGGCATCGAATACGCACCCAAAGGCATCCGCGTGAATGCCATCGCACCGGGCTACATTGAAACCCAGCTCAACGTCGATTACTGGAACGGTTTTGCCGACCCGCATGCCGAACGTCAGCGCGCTTTCGATTTGCATCCGCCGCGCCGAATCGGTCAGCCGATGGAAGTGGCAATGACCGCCGTGTTCCTGGCCAGCGATGAGGCGCCATTCATCAATGCCTCGTGCATCACCATCGATGGTGGTCGCTCGGTGATGTATCACGACTGA
- a CDS encoding substrate-binding domain-containing protein: MNRRRGIRSLCCVALAVTAVSLSSTLLAAEEVKIGFLVKQAEEPWFQTEWAFAEKAGKDKGFTVIKIAVPDGEKTLSAIDSLAANGAKGFVICPPDVGLGPAIVAKAKANGLKVIAVDDRFVDANGKFMEDVPYLGMAAFEVGQKQGAAMATEAKNRGWDWKDTYAVINTFNELDTGKKRTDGSVKALEDAGFPKDHILYTAQKTLDVPGSMDATNSALVKLPSGAKNLIIGGMNDNTVLGGVRATESAGFTAANVIGIGINGTDAIGELKKPDSGFFGSMLPSPHIEGYNTAAMMYEWVTTGKEPPKYTAMDEVTLITRKNFQEELTKIGLWN; this comes from the coding sequence ATGAATCGTCGTCGCGGGATCCGTTCCCTGTGCTGTGTCGCTCTGGCGGTCACTGCGGTCAGCCTGAGCAGTACGCTGCTGGCGGCCGAGGAAGTGAAAATCGGCTTTCTGGTCAAGCAGGCGGAAGAGCCCTGGTTCCAGACCGAGTGGGCATTCGCCGAAAAAGCCGGTAAGGACAAGGGCTTCACGGTGATCAAGATCGCCGTGCCGGACGGCGAGAAAACCCTGTCGGCCATCGACAGTCTGGCCGCCAACGGCGCCAAGGGCTTTGTGATCTGCCCGCCAGACGTCGGCCTCGGCCCGGCCATCGTCGCTAAAGCCAAGGCCAACGGCTTGAAGGTGATCGCGGTCGATGACCGCTTTGTCGATGCCAACGGCAAATTCATGGAAGACGTGCCGTACCTGGGCATGGCCGCATTCGAGGTCGGCCAGAAACAGGGCGCCGCCATGGCCACTGAAGCGAAAAATCGCGGTTGGGACTGGAAAGACACCTATGCGGTGATCAACACCTTTAACGAACTCGACACCGGCAAGAAACGCACCGACGGTTCGGTCAAGGCGCTGGAAGATGCAGGCTTCCCGAAAGACCACATCTTATACACCGCGCAGAAAACCCTGGACGTACCGGGCAGCATGGACGCCACCAACTCGGCGCTGGTGAAACTGCCGAGCGGCGCGAAAAACCTGATCATCGGCGGCATGAACGACAACACCGTGCTCGGCGGCGTGCGCGCCACCGAGAGCGCCGGCTTTACCGCAGCCAACGTGATCGGCATCGGCATCAACGGCACTGACGCCATCGGCGAACTGAAAAAGCCCGACAGCGGCTTCTTCGGCTCGATGCTGCCAAGCCCGCACATCGAGGGCTACAACACCGCGGCCATGATGTACGAGTGGGTGACCACCGGCAAGGAACCGCCGAAATACACCGCTATGGATGAAGTGACGCTCATCACCCGCAAAAACTTCCAGGAAGAGCTGACAAAGATCGGCCTGTGGAACTGA
- a CDS encoding SMP-30/gluconolactonase/LRE family protein has translation MTWTAITQHRAQLGESPFWDAPTQALYWVDIAGRQALRLIGDNVQIWQMPQHISAFIPCDSGDALVTLSSGVYRLDLDSPGLEPQLTLFCIADPQPGNRPNEARCDALGRLWLGTMQTNIGENGEDLPVVRRCGGLFRIDRDARVTPLLQGLGIPNTLLWSDDLTSLTFGDSLDGTLYQHFIRTDGGLDPAQTWFGPHQRGVPDGSAWDAEGFVWNARWDGSCLLRLTADGQVDRVLELPVSRPTSCVFGGEDLKTLYITSAASPLEHPLDGAVLSIRLDVPGKSCHRFSG, from the coding sequence ATGACGTGGACCGCAATTACCCAACACCGTGCGCAACTCGGCGAAAGCCCGTTCTGGGATGCGCCGACCCAGGCGCTCTACTGGGTGGACATCGCCGGTAGACAGGCGCTACGGCTGATCGGCGACAACGTGCAGATCTGGCAGATGCCGCAGCACATATCCGCCTTCATTCCCTGCGACAGTGGTGATGCGCTGGTGACCCTGAGCAGTGGCGTTTACCGGCTGGATCTGGATTCCCCTGGGCTTGAGCCGCAGCTGACCCTGTTCTGCATCGCCGACCCACAGCCCGGCAACCGTCCCAACGAAGCCCGGTGCGATGCACTGGGCCGACTCTGGCTCGGCACCATGCAGACCAATATCGGTGAAAATGGCGAAGACCTGCCCGTCGTGCGTCGCTGCGGTGGTCTGTTTCGCATTGATCGCGATGCGCGGGTTACGCCGCTGCTCCAGGGTTTGGGCATCCCCAACACATTGCTGTGGAGCGATGACCTGACAAGCCTGACCTTCGGCGACAGCCTCGACGGCACGCTGTATCAGCATTTCATCCGTACCGATGGCGGCCTCGATCCGGCGCAGACCTGGTTTGGCCCGCACCAGCGTGGCGTCCCGGACGGCTCGGCGTGGGATGCCGAGGGCTTTGTCTGGAACGCACGCTGGGACGGCAGTTGCCTGCTCAGGCTGACAGCGGACGGCCAAGTGGACCGGGTGCTCGAACTGCCGGTCAGCCGCCCCACCAGTTGCGTGTTCGGCGGTGAAGACCTGAAAACCCTCTACATTACTAGCGCCGCCAGCCCGCTTGAGCATCCGCTGGACGGTGCCGTGCTGTCGATTCGCCTCGATGTGCCCGGAAAAAGCTGTCATCGATTTTCTGGCTGA
- a CDS encoding DNA polymerase III subunit delta': MAEAYPWQDSLWQQMAGRKQHAHAYLLHGPAGIGKRALAERLMASLLCQRPSAAHDACGECKSCLLLRAGSHPDNYILEPEEADKAIKVDQVRDLVSFVVQTSQMGGRKVVLIEPVESMNVNAANALLKSLEEPSGDTVLLLVSHQTSRLLPTIKSRCQQMACPLPSEAMSLAWLASALPDCSQGERIELLTLAAGSPLAAVSLQAQGVREQRALVVDGVKKLLKQQQSPTQLAEGWNAIPLLLLFDWFCDWSSLILRYQLTQDEDGLGLADMRKVVQYLAQKTAQDKVLSIQDWILAQRQKVMSKANLNRVLLLEALLVQWVSLPGQK; the protein is encoded by the coding sequence GTGGCTGAAGCCTATCCGTGGCAGGACAGCCTCTGGCAGCAGATGGCCGGTCGCAAACAGCATGCACACGCCTATCTGCTGCATGGTCCGGCCGGGATCGGCAAGCGCGCGCTCGCCGAGCGGCTAATGGCCAGTTTGCTGTGCCAGCGCCCGAGCGCCGCTCACGATGCCTGCGGCGAATGCAAATCCTGCCTGCTGCTCAGGGCTGGCAGTCACCCGGATAACTACATTCTGGAGCCGGAAGAAGCGGACAAGGCGATCAAGGTCGATCAGGTCCGCGATCTGGTCAGTTTCGTGGTTCAGACCTCGCAGATGGGCGGGCGCAAGGTGGTGTTGATCGAACCGGTCGAGTCGATGAACGTCAACGCCGCCAACGCCTTGCTCAAGAGCCTTGAAGAGCCGTCCGGCGATACCGTGTTGCTGCTCGTCAGCCACCAGACCAGCCGTCTGCTGCCGACCATCAAGAGCCGCTGCCAGCAAATGGCCTGTCCATTGCCCAGCGAGGCCATGAGCCTTGCCTGGCTGGCCAGCGCCTTGCCGGATTGTTCGCAAGGCGAGCGCATCGAACTGCTGACCCTGGCCGCCGGTTCGCCGTTGGCAGCGGTCAGCTTGCAGGCACAGGGCGTGCGCGAGCAGCGGGCGCTGGTGGTCGATGGTGTGAAAAAACTGCTCAAGCAGCAGCAATCGCCAACGCAACTGGCCGAAGGCTGGAATGCGATACCGCTGTTGCTGCTGTTCGACTGGTTCTGCGACTGGTCGAGCCTGATCCTGCGTTATCAGTTGACTCAGGATGAAGACGGCCTGGGGCTGGCCGACATGCGCAAGGTGGTTCAGTACCTGGCGCAGAAAACGGCTCAAGACAAAGTCTTGAGTATTCAGGACTGGATTCTCGCCCAGCGCCAGAAGGTCATGAGCAAGGCCAACCTCAACCGGGTACTGCTGCTCGAAGCATTGCTGGTGCAATGGGTGTCTTTGCCTGGCCAGAAGTGA
- a CDS encoding TetR/AcrR family transcriptional regulator, with amino-acid sequence MHKEPRKVREFRRREQEILDTALKLFLDQGEDSVTVEMIADAVGIGKGTIYKHFKSKAEIYLRLMLDYERDLNELLHSADVDKDKEALSRAYFEFRMRDPQRYRLFDRLEEKVVKGNQVPEMVEELHKIRASNFERLTLLIKGRISEGKLEDVPPYFHYCASWALVHGAVALYHSPFWSNVLEDQEGFFQFLMDIGVRMGNKRKRDTDTPSS; translated from the coding sequence ATGCATAAAGAACCTCGTAAGGTCCGTGAGTTTCGTCGCCGCGAGCAAGAAATTCTCGATACCGCGCTCAAGCTGTTCCTCGACCAAGGTGAAGACAGTGTCACCGTCGAGATGATTGCTGATGCCGTCGGTATCGGCAAAGGCACGATCTACAAGCACTTCAAATCCAAGGCGGAGATCTACCTGCGCCTGATGCTCGACTACGAGCGCGATTTGAACGAGTTGCTGCATTCAGCCGATGTCGACAAGGACAAGGAAGCGCTGTCCCGGGCCTACTTCGAATTCCGCATGCGCGATCCGCAACGCTATCGATTGTTCGATCGCCTGGAAGAGAAGGTGGTCAAGGGCAATCAGGTGCCGGAGATGGTCGAGGAGCTGCACAAGATCCGTGCCTCGAATTTCGAACGCCTGACCCTGTTGATCAAGGGCCGGATCAGCGAAGGCAAGCTTGAGGATGTGCCACCGTACTTCCATTACTGCGCGTCCTGGGCGCTGGTGCACGGCGCGGTAGCCCTGTATCACTCGCCGTTCTGGAGCAATGTGCTGGAAGATCAGGAAGGCTTCTTCCAGTTCCTGATGGACATTGGCGTACGCATGGGCAACAAGCGCAAGCGCGATACCGACACGCCGAGCAGTTGA
- a CDS encoding DUF1285 domain-containing protein, whose protein sequence is MSGPQKANDLLGQIPKTKGLPPVHLWNPDFCGDIDMRIARDGTWYYLGTPIGRKPMVKLFSTIIRRDGDDYFLITPVEKVGIKVDDAPFVAIAVDVEGEGEAQLLRFTTNVDETAEAGTEHPIRVLIDPITQEPAPYVHVRTNLQALIHRNVFYQLVELAVSREIEGQTWLGVWSGGEFFPIGLEP, encoded by the coding sequence ATGAGTGGCCCGCAAAAAGCCAACGACCTGTTGGGGCAAATCCCCAAGACCAAAGGCTTGCCGCCGGTCCACCTGTGGAATCCCGACTTCTGCGGCGACATCGACATGCGCATCGCCCGGGACGGTACCTGGTACTACCTGGGCACCCCGATCGGGCGCAAACCGATGGTCAAGCTGTTCTCCACGATCATCCGCCGCGACGGCGATGATTATTTCCTGATCACTCCAGTGGAAAAAGTCGGCATCAAGGTCGATGACGCGCCGTTTGTGGCGATTGCTGTCGACGTGGAAGGCGAGGGCGAGGCCCAGTTGTTGCGCTTTACCACCAACGTCGACGAGACCGCCGAGGCCGGGACGGAGCACCCGATCCGTGTGCTGATCGACCCGATTACCCAGGAACCTGCGCCGTACGTGCATGTACGCACCAACCTTCAAGCGCTGATTCATCGCAATGTGTTCTACCAACTGGTGGAGCTGGCGGTGAGTCGTGAGATCGAAGGGCAGACGTGGCTGGGTGTGTGGAGTGGTGGGGAGTTCTTCCCCATCGGTCTGGAACCGTAA
- the tmk gene encoding dTMP kinase has protein sequence MTGLFITLEGPEGAGKSTNRDYLAECLRAAGVEVLLTREPGGTPLAERIRDVLLSPVDEVMDPDTELLLVFAARAQHLAEVIRPALARGAVVLCDRFTDSTYAYQGGGRGLSLERIATLEAFVQGALRPDLTLIFDLPVEVGLARASARGRLDRFELEGRTFFDAVRSAFLKRAEADPARYVLVDAAQPLAQVQQSLDALLPRLLELARG, from the coding sequence GTGACTGGCTTGTTTATTACCCTGGAAGGCCCGGAAGGCGCCGGCAAAAGCACCAATCGTGACTACCTGGCCGAGTGCCTGCGCGCCGCCGGCGTCGAGGTGCTGCTGACCCGTGAACCGGGCGGTACGCCACTGGCCGAACGCATCCGCGACGTGCTGCTGTCACCGGTGGACGAAGTCATGGACCCCGACACCGAGTTGCTGCTGGTCTTCGCCGCCCGCGCCCAGCACCTGGCCGAGGTGATCCGCCCGGCGCTGGCCCGTGGCGCGGTGGTTCTGTGTGATCGTTTTACCGATTCGACCTACGCTTATCAGGGCGGCGGTCGGGGCTTGTCGCTCGAACGCATCGCCACCCTGGAAGCCTTCGTCCAGGGCGCCTTGCGTCCGGACCTGACGCTGATTTTCGATCTGCCCGTAGAAGTCGGCCTGGCCCGTGCCAGCGCTCGGGGTCGTCTGGATCGCTTCGAACTCGAAGGCCGGACCTTTTTCGATGCGGTGCGCAGCGCTTTCCTGAAGCGTGCCGAGGCTGATCCGGCGCGTTATGTGCTGGTAGACGCCGCGCAGCCACTGGCGCAGGTTCAGCAGTCGCTGGACGCTTTGCTGCCGCGCCTGCTGGAGCTGGCTCGTGGCTGA
- the mltG gene encoding endolytic transglycosylase MltG, producing the protein MRRKLLLLLETGLVLAGLLLGASAWKIHSALEQPLNITQEELLDVPKGATPTGTFIRMETDGVIKDAFWLRIYWRFNLAGTPIHSGEYRMLPGMTVDGLIDLWKRGEVVQYNVTLVEGWNFRQVRAALAKDDKLKQTLTGLSDSQVMDKLGHSGVFPEGRFFPDTYSFVRGMTDAELLKKAYERLDEVLAKEWDKRSVDAPYTEPYQALIMASLVEKETGVPQERGQIAGVFVRRMAIGMLLQTDPTVIYGLGDRYTGKLTRAHLKEATPYNTYMISGLPPTPIAMVGREAIHAALNPVAGNSLYFVARGDGSHVFSDDLDAHNTAVREFQLKRRADYRSSPAPTTAPVTPEAEAPIPAASPDTAPEAVPQVPPQTPAPAPAPDAATPQNAQ; encoded by the coding sequence GTGAGACGTAAACTCTTGCTGCTGCTGGAAACCGGACTTGTTCTGGCAGGCCTGCTGTTGGGCGCTTCTGCCTGGAAAATCCATTCGGCGCTGGAACAGCCGCTGAACATCACTCAGGAAGAGCTGCTGGACGTGCCCAAAGGCGCCACGCCGACCGGTACGTTCATCCGGATGGAAACCGACGGCGTGATCAAGGACGCCTTCTGGCTGCGTATCTACTGGCGTTTCAATCTCGCCGGCACCCCGATCCACAGCGGCGAATACCGCATGTTGCCCGGCATGACCGTCGACGGTCTGATTGATCTGTGGAAGCGCGGTGAAGTGGTGCAATACAACGTGACGCTGGTCGAAGGCTGGAACTTCCGCCAGGTACGCGCCGCGCTGGCCAAGGACGACAAACTCAAGCAAACCCTGACCGGTCTGAGCGACAGCCAGGTGATGGACAAGCTTGGCCACAGCGGCGTGTTCCCAGAAGGCCGCTTCTTTCCGGACACCTATAGCTTTGTACGCGGCATGACCGACGCCGAGTTGCTGAAGAAGGCCTATGAGCGTCTCGACGAAGTTCTCGCCAAAGAGTGGGACAAGCGTTCTGTCGATGCGCCCTATACCGAACCCTATCAGGCACTGATCATGGCCTCGCTGGTGGAAAAGGAAACAGGCGTACCGCAAGAACGCGGGCAGATCGCCGGGGTATTTGTGCGGCGGATGGCCATTGGCATGCTGCTGCAGACCGATCCGACCGTGATCTACGGCCTTGGTGACCGCTACACCGGCAAATTGACCCGCGCCCATCTCAAAGAGGCGACCCCGTACAACACCTATATGATCAGCGGTTTGCCGCCGACGCCCATTGCCATGGTCGGGCGCGAAGCGATTCATGCGGCGCTCAACCCGGTGGCGGGCAACAGTCTGTATTTTGTTGCGCGTGGTGATGGCAGCCATGTGTTTTCCGATGATCTCGACGCTCATAACACCGCCGTGCGTGAGTTTCAGCTCAAGCGCCGCGCCGATTACCGTTCCAGTCCGGCGCCGACCACCGCGCCGGTAACGCCGGAGGCCGAAGCTCCGATCCCGGCAGCTTCGCCCGACACCGCGCCGGAGGCCGTGCCACAGGTGCCGCCGCAAACGCCTGCGCCGGCCCCTGCGCCTGACGCCGCCACGCCGCAAAACGCGCAATGA
- a CDS encoding FadR/GntR family transcriptional regulator produces the protein MSSSFHASTVDWLGSWIATGQVQPGDTLKVEADLGEQLGVSRTVIREAIKTLVAKGLLEVGPKVGTRVLPVRRWNLFDPQVVGWLSRSGLPENFVDDLLDLRRTIEPMAVRWACERATAEQVHAVLQAYKALAQAVDSGIDYNRADQLFHECILAASHNQFIEQMVPALGALLAVSFEVSAADPDELRRTLPIHKDMADAIAARDAARGVWACMTLIDNADLAIKRYYPQVMADKKAS, from the coding sequence ATGTCCAGCAGCTTTCATGCATCGACCGTCGACTGGCTCGGCAGCTGGATCGCCACCGGCCAGGTACAGCCCGGCGACACCCTCAAGGTCGAAGCCGACTTGGGCGAGCAACTTGGCGTCAGCCGCACCGTCATTCGTGAAGCCATCAAGACCCTGGTCGCCAAAGGCCTGCTGGAAGTCGGGCCGAAGGTCGGCACGCGAGTGTTGCCGGTGCGGCGCTGGAACCTCTTTGATCCGCAAGTCGTTGGCTGGCTGTCGCGCAGTGGCCTGCCGGAAAATTTCGTTGACGACCTGCTCGACCTGCGCCGCACCATCGAACCCATGGCCGTGCGCTGGGCCTGCGAGCGGGCGACCGCCGAGCAGGTACACGCCGTGCTGCAGGCCTACAAGGCATTGGCGCAAGCGGTGGACAGCGGCATCGATTACAACCGTGCCGACCAGCTGTTCCACGAGTGCATCCTCGCCGCCAGCCACAATCAGTTCATCGAACAAATGGTCCCGGCGCTCGGTGCATTGCTGGCGGTGTCCTTCGAGGTGTCCGCCGCCGACCCGGACGAGCTGCGCCGTACGCTGCCGATCCACAAAGACATGGCCGACGCCATCGCCGCCCGGGACGCCGCGCGGGGTGTGTGGGCCTGCATGACCCTGATCGACAACGCTGACCTGGCGATCAAACGCTACTACCCGCAAGTGATGGCCGACAAAAAGGCGAGCTGA
- a CDS encoding TatD family hydrolase: MLVDSHCHLDRLDLAAHDGSLDAALEAARQRGVGHFLCIGVSVDNAADVKALAERYDDVDCSVGVHPLDVQPGAAPALDWLLRELNHPRVVAIGETGLDYHYEPEAAELQQESFRLHLQAARQTGKPVIIHTRGARADTLTLLRDAALPQAGVLHCFTEDWDMAKAALDMGYYISLSGIVTFRNADALRDVASKVPADRLLVETDSPYLAPIPYRGKPNLPQYVREVAEFLAMLRGESYERFAEQTTQNFKRLFPLAHVKG; this comes from the coding sequence ATGCTTGTAGATTCCCATTGTCACCTTGATCGTCTCGACCTCGCCGCCCACGATGGCTCTCTGGATGCCGCCCTTGAAGCGGCCCGGCAGCGCGGGGTGGGGCACTTTCTGTGTATCGGCGTCAGTGTCGACAACGCCGCCGACGTCAAGGCCCTGGCCGAGCGGTACGACGACGTCGATTGTTCGGTGGGCGTCCATCCGCTGGACGTGCAGCCGGGTGCTGCTCCGGCGCTGGACTGGTTGCTGCGCGAACTCAATCATCCGCGTGTCGTGGCCATCGGTGAAACCGGCCTGGATTATCACTACGAGCCGGAAGCTGCCGAGTTGCAGCAGGAATCGTTTCGGCTGCACCTGCAAGCCGCTCGGCAAACCGGCAAACCGGTGATCATCCACACCCGTGGCGCTCGCGCCGATACCCTGACCTTGCTGCGTGACGCAGCGCTTCCCCAGGCCGGTGTGCTGCATTGCTTTACCGAAGACTGGGACATGGCCAAGGCGGCGCTGGACATGGGTTATTACATTTCCCTGTCCGGGATTGTCACGTTCCGCAATGCCGACGCCTTGCGCGATGTGGCCAGTAAAGTCCCGGCTGACCGTCTACTGGTAGAGACCGACTCGCCGTACCTGGCCCCGATCCCGTATCGCGGCAAACCGAATTTGCCGCAGTATGTACGTGAGGTGGCGGAGTTTCTGGCAATGCTGCGCGGCGAATCCTATGAGCGATTTGCCGAGCAGACGACGCAGAACTTCAAGCGATTGTTTCCGCTGGCGCATGTGAAAGGGTGA
- a CDS encoding PilZ domain-containing protein → MNEPVSQGPRNGILSLTIKDKSVLYAAYMPFIRNGGLFIPTNKSYKLGDEVFMLLNLMDEAEKIPVAGKVAWITPKGAQGNRAAGVGVQFNDGDNTARSRIETHLAGALKSDRPTHTM, encoded by the coding sequence ATGAATGAACCCGTCAGCCAGGGACCGCGTAACGGCATCTTGTCCCTGACCATCAAGGACAAGTCCGTGCTGTACGCGGCGTACATGCCCTTCATCAGGAACGGTGGCCTGTTTATCCCGACCAACAAAAGCTACAAGTTGGGCGACGAGGTCTTCATGCTGCTGAACCTGATGGATGAGGCCGAGAAAATCCCGGTCGCCGGCAAGGTCGCCTGGATCACCCCCAAAGGCGCCCAGGGCAATCGTGCGGCCGGCGTTGGCGTGCAGTTCAATGATGGCGACAACACCGCTCGCAGTCGAATCGAAACCCATCTGGCCGGAGCCCTCAAGTCCGACCGTCCCACTCATACGATGTAA
- a CDS encoding GTP 3',8-cyclase MoaA, protein MIVDRQGRRFRNLRISLTSACNYACTYCVPNGKRLVAAQDELSAEAMARGVAYLIEAAGIERLRITGGEPLVSPKLEAFMTAVGQMGLEDISLTTNGQLLAKKLPLLVNAGIRRINVSLDTLDANAFRSIARGGDLATVLDGMDQAAAAGIKIKVNMVPLRGQNLDQVMPLLDYCLERGYELRFIELMRMGHLATDNNAFLQQFVSLQQLLSLIGERYEYLQANAPVDATAVRYEIPGQGHFGVIANESVPFCRTCSRLRLSSTGWLHGCLSSSNRHYVGDLLDKPRHQALPALQRLLVKALGDKQEVAFSGGATIMKIIGG, encoded by the coding sequence ATGATCGTTGACCGTCAAGGCAGGCGTTTTCGCAATTTGCGGATCAGCCTGACTTCAGCCTGCAACTACGCCTGTACCTACTGCGTGCCCAACGGCAAGCGGCTGGTGGCTGCGCAGGATGAATTGTCGGCAGAGGCCATGGCGCGCGGCGTGGCCTATCTGATCGAAGCGGCGGGTATCGAGCGCTTGCGCATCACCGGTGGCGAGCCGCTGGTCAGCCCCAAGCTCGAAGCCTTCATGACCGCTGTCGGGCAAATGGGTCTGGAAGACATCAGCCTGACCACCAATGGCCAGTTGCTGGCGAAAAAACTCCCCCTGCTGGTGAATGCCGGCATACGCCGCATCAACGTTTCCCTCGATACCCTGGACGCCAATGCGTTCCGCAGCATTGCCCGTGGCGGCGATCTGGCGACGGTGCTCGATGGCATGGATCAGGCCGCTGCGGCCGGCATCAAGATCAAGGTCAACATGGTGCCGCTGCGCGGGCAGAACCTCGATCAGGTGATGCCGTTGCTCGATTACTGCCTGGAGCGTGGCTACGAGCTGCGGTTCATCGAATTGATGCGCATGGGCCACCTGGCCACTGACAACAACGCGTTTCTCCAGCAGTTCGTCAGCCTCCAGCAGTTGCTGAGCCTGATCGGCGAGCGCTATGAATACCTGCAAGCCAATGCGCCGGTGGATGCCACGGCTGTTCGCTATGAAATTCCCGGGCAGGGGCACTTCGGTGTGATCGCCAATGAAAGCGTGCCGTTCTGCCGGACCTGCTCGCGGTTGCGCCTGTCTTCCACGGGATGGCTGCATGGCTGCCTGTCGTCGAGCAACCGGCACTATGTCGGCGACTTGCTGGACAAGCCGCGTCATCAGGCTCTGCCGGCGTTGCAGCGACTGCTGGTGAAGGCCTTGGGCGACAAGCAGGAAGTGGCATTCTCCGGTGGCGCGACCATCATGAAGATCATCGGCGGCTGA